The genomic window CGCCTATGAAGGCTGGCAGGTGCACGGCGCGTGGATCACGCAGGCGCAACCCGTGTTCTCCCCCGCCATCGCCGGCCGCTGGAAGGCCGCGAGCCAGGTCACGGCCGAAGCCGCCGCCGCCGCACGTGCCACCCAGGCGCAGATCCGCGCCCACGTGCACGGCCTGCTGGGCACCGACGGCCTGCTGCTCCTGCCCTCGGCCGCCAGCCTGGCGCCGCTGCGCAACGCACAAGCGGCGGATGTGGACGCCGTGCGCCTGCGCACCATGGCCATCACCTGCATCGCCGGCCTCTGCGGCCTGCCGCAGATCAGCCTGCCCGTGCGCACCACGGGCGGTGACATACTAGGCGTCTCGCTGCTGGGACCGGCCGGCAGCGACCTGGCCCTGATCCAACTCGCACGCCGCCTGCATGCCCAAATCGACCCCGCCCAGTAGCACGAGGACCAGCACCAGCGCACGCCCCGCGCGGCGTGCGCCCCCGCCGCGCCAACGCACGCCCGCGCCGCCCGTGGAAGATACGGTGGCCGAGGGCGACAACGCGGATGTGGAGGCCCGCATCTACCGCGCCGTCTTCGACAGCGTGATGAGCCAGCGCCTCAAGCCCGGCACCAAGCTGCCCGAGGCGCCGCTGTGCGAACTGTTCAAGGTGAGCCGCTCGGTGGTGCGCAAGGTGCTGCAAAAGCTCGCACATGACCACATCGTGCAGCTGCGCCCCAACCGCGGCGCCATCGTGGCCGTGCCCACACGCGAGGAGACGCGCCAGATCTTCGAAGCCCGCCGCGCGCTGGAAGCCGCCATCGTGCGCCTGGTGGCCGAACGCGCCACCGCACGCGACCTCAAGGGCCTGCGCGAACAGCTGCGCGCCGAACACGAGGCCATGCACCGCTTCGACCAGCCCGCCTGGGCCCGCTTGGCCAGCGCCTACCACCTGCGCCTGGCCGAACTCTCAGGCAACGAGATCCTGCAGCGCTACCTGCAGGAAATCGTCTCGCGCTGCTCCCTCATCGTCGCCGTGCACCAGCCCCCGGGCAATGCGGCCTGCGAACACGACGAGCACGAACGCATCGTCGACTGCATCGCCAAGGGCGACGCCGAAGGCGCGGTCAAGCTCATGGACCAGCACCTGCGTGAGCTGGAAGAGCACCTGATGCTGGTGTCGCCGGGGGATGAGAAGAGTCTGGCGAAGTTGTTGGGATTGGGGTGAGGCTGGCCGGCTGCTTTGCAGCGATTGCAGCATCTCGCCACCGCTGTCTCAAGTCTCAGTGACTGCCTGCAAGCCGTCTATCGTTTTGATGATCCTGATTGCGACAACTAGATCCACCAGACAGGTCCGAGATTAACTACGACGCGGAATGAGGTCGCCGGGTCACTCTACGAGCAGAACTAAGGCTTGGTCAAAGGTATCCGATCTTGCCAAGCCACCTTGCTGAGGTCATCAATATGTCAACTCACTGCTCCCACTTGGGATTCCCGCGCCAAGTCGATTCGCTTGAAGTCCTCACCGAGGAAACCGAACTTGCGGGTAAAGAGGGCCGCGACTCTTGCGTCCGCTGTCGCAAAAAAAACCTGCTTCTTCGAAGTGACCACTAAATCACGCAAGTAGTCAAGGAGCGACAACGCGTTCAGATCATCTACGTGGGCCACCGGGTCGTCAATCAGAAGTACCGGGGGCGCTTTCGCGGCAGTTCGATTCAGTGCCAAAAATACGGAAAGTGCGAACGCGGCACGCTGACCAGTACTTACCTTGTCGAGTGACCAGACCTCTTTAGTTTCCTTTGACTGAAGTAGTACTCCGTCGCTGCCCACATACTCGTACTCATTTGGAGAGTGAATTCGAACAAATGCTTCGTTAATTTCTTGCCCAATAGCGTTCAGCGATTTGGCTGTTGAGCTTTCCAGCGAGAGTTCTGATCGCAACTTGCTAAGTGCTGTAGATGCAGCCTGGAAATTTAAGCTCCGCATCAAAAGCTCACGTGTAAGTTTTCTCTGTTTTTCAATTTCGACCTGCAGTCGGGAGATGTCTACCGACGCTGTTTGCTCGCGAGTTACGGCCTGAACGGCCTCAGCAAGCGCTCTAAGTGAACCAGCGAGTGTTGCGGCGACATCCGATAGTTTTGTCTGGTTGTCAATATCAAAGTATTGAAGCAGTTCATCGCGCTGTGTTTCAAGTGCAAGCGTCTCTTGCCTTAGATGGGAAAAAGCCGTCATACCTGCGGACGTCGACGTCCCGGTACGCCATCCGCCATCGAAGAGTGGCGCCATATGCTGAGTAATACTCCTCAATAGCAGCTCGCTTTGCGCGCGAAGGGAGGAGATTTTTTCACGGGCCTCCGTTGCCGAATTCAGATATGCGTTGCGTTGCGCTTCTACGACGGAAGCATCGTATGGATTTTGAGTCAACGCCGGAACAGTGATTGCAGACGAGAGCAGGGTGTTATGCTCTTCGTCCGACATTCCGGCTTGGTGCAGTCTGCTCAACGCCTCAGATGCTGGTTGCAGATTCGCTTTTGCTTCTTCGAAGTCACGGCGAGCCTGGGAAAATGCGTCCACAATTTCGCCGCAAGTCAGAGAGAGCGGGAGCAACAACTGACGAGCAATCTGCTGGAGTTGCTCCAGAAACGCTCTCCGGGCCAGCCATTGCTTATGCCTCTCTCGCGCAGAGCTGAGCTTTCCCGCTAGTTCTGTCAATTCGGTTGGTTGTGCCAGTTCAGTGGTGATTTGCTCAATGTGTGCAGCTAGCGCTGCTTCACCATGAACCGTTTTGCAGACCGGACAAGTAGTCGCAGGAGCACCACCTTTGAAGGCAGCAAGCACGGCAGCTTTGAGCTCTTGAGCGATCCGGGCTCGCTCTGTCGCTGCTTGGCCAAACGAAGCGCTCAATTGCTCGAGTGATGTAACCTCGCTTGAAGCCGATTGCACGCCCTGAATCGCACTATTCAGTGCGTCCACCAAGTTGACGGATACGTATGCTTGGTCCACCAACGGTACTTCGAAGTTTGCAAAGGCGCCAAGCTTGGTGCCGACGGCAGTTACTAAATCACGGCAGCGGAGGTACTCGTCACGAGTGGGCGCATATCGAACTCGAACATATTCGGCCCACCGGGCTAGGAATTTTGCCCAAGCGTCAAGGTTGGATACCCGCTCCTCCATTTCTGAAATTTGCGCATAGATGGCCTTTGCTTCCCTATCGATCGGCTCAACTGCCCTACGTACTTCATCGATGGCACGGATTCGCTCCCCAAGGGATGCCAGCGTTGTGAACGAGGGCCCTGCCGCGAGTAAGACTTGCAGTGCGGAATATGCGGCTTGTATTGGTTTAGCCTCATCCGCGGAGATGAACGGTGTCGTTGCCAGATTGCCTCGATAACCAATCAGAGGAAGGCTTGCCCGAAACGCTTCGGTGAGCGCCTTGGCATCCGATGGACGCTCTTGCAATTCCTTAAGTTGTACCTGCTGGCCTTCGAGAGTTTTCTGGGCATTTTGAAGGTACAGGAGCGCGCGTTCAGCTGCGGCTTGGACTTCCGGAGACAGCTTATCAACGTAAGACCAAACCTGCGACGCATCTGAGCCAACAATCAGCCGGCTAAGGTCTTCAGGCAACTCCTTAGGGTCGAGGTCGACTGCCACACGGAATGCGGCATCAGTATCTAAGAAGTTGTATCTGCAGAAGCCGTTCAATAGGCCGTTGGCATATTTCTCATCGAGGTTATACCAATGTAAACATCTCGCACGGAGCCTGGAAGAGTCGGTGGTGGCTAAATGCTCTTCGTCGCTGTTCCAGAGCGTTCCGTACACCGTGGCTTTGCCGGTGTGGGCGCGCCTGTTTTGGCCGCAATAGAAGAACTCGATAGCTTCAAGCAGTGATGTCTTGCCGGTTCCGTTCGGGCCTGTGACAAGCGTTACTTGGCCGAAGTCGAATTTTTCCTTTCCGTCATGGACCGGGCGGAAGTTCTCCACCCTCAAACTCGACAGCCATTTTTCATGTAAATGCTTGTCCGAGGGGTGCAGGCTTAGCGCCTTCTTCAGCGTCGCTTCGCGCCCTGCTTGACCAGCCCCGATTCGCTCCAGCATGGTGGTTCTCGCCGGGCGGTCGAGAATGCCATCAATGCGTGCTTCAGCGAGGAGCTTGCCCCACTCCCCAAGGATATCGAATTCTTGAGAACTCGCGTTGGGCATGAAGTACCGAGCAGCCCCGAGAACGGAGGCAAGCTCGTCCTCAGACACGACCCGCTTTCTAGCGAAGTCCTCGTCGGCCTCAATGATTGCCTTTGCACGCTGGTAGTCAGGCTGTTCAACAGAGTTGGGGCCAGCGACGATATAGATGTACTTGTTCCACCTGAGGTCGCCAGGTGAGTTGAAGTGCTCTTCGCCCAAGATGCGTTCTTGGAACTCACGCAGTTCTTGCGCGCGGCCGACGACGTCATCTGCAAGGTCGACATAGGCAACCGCGAAGCATTTTCCGTTATGCAGCCGCTCGCCGCGGACGACCGCCTCCTCGACGAATTGGACGCCTCCCAGCAGCTGAGCGACCTTCTGTCGTGCAGTTTCGAGTATTTGCATAGTCATGCCCGAGCGAAAGAGGTGGGACTCTTGCCGTCATCGGCGATGTGAGTAAGCTGTTTGATTCTTGCGAACACCGGGCCGGCCGTCGTCCAGTAGCAGATCGCGACACGATGCCGACGTCCGGGCTCGTTCTCGCGGTGCAGCAATCCGTATGCGGCGTCGCAGACATCCTCAACGCGCCTCGACTCAGGTTGGAAGCCGAGAAACGCGACATGCGCTGGCTCAACTCCGGCTTTGATGATGTTCGTGTGTGGAGACTGCTTTGACCAGTAGACGGCGGCTCCTCCACCACTCAGGTCGCGGATTTGGATGGGGAGCTGCTGGGTTGCCAGAATCTCATGTAAGACAGACACTTTCTGCAGTTGCTCATGCCTGGCGTTATCTGATTCCTCGTTGCGTTCCAAGCGGACTGTAAGACGCTTGGTGATTTCGTCATCGCTCATGCTGAGGGCCCTCAAAGTGCCGGCGGCATACCAATCGTCGACACCCGAGGTGAGGCCGCAAGAGATCGCGACGGCTCGCTCAATTCGAAGGCAGCTGTCGTCCTTAGACAGGGCGGTGAAAGCCGTAGTGACCTTCGCGTCGCAGGCGAACAGCTGTGGGAGTCCGGTATCTGCGCATGTGGCCTGAGCGACCCAGCCTCCGGCGTCATCCCAGACGTAGCGGGCCTCGAGCTTGGGGCCAGTGGAAACAGCGTGGAGCTGCAGACCTGCGTGCACCACCTTCGGAACGCTAAGCTCGAAGACCGCTGGCGCGTAGTGGAAATGGAGGACATGCCGCTTGCGCCGATGCCACGAATAGTAAAGGCCGTTGCGTTCGTTCTGCTCTACCACAGCGTCGTCTGAAGAAGCTCGGTCATGCGGAAGGTACCACGCCGATCCAGCTTCGTTTTTCCACTGGTGTTCTTTACCGCCCTCTTTCTCAAGGCAAACAATATTCTCGGCCCAGTTGAGGCACACGACGTCACAGTTGCTTGTCCGCTCGGTACGGCTGAATGTATTCACTCGGTACTTGACGTAGTCGGCGTTCCGCGGCTTTGGATTCAGCTGGATGTGGAGGAGCGTTGCATCCTCGGTGAGCTGAAGCAGGACATCGCTGTCGCCCGTGATATTGAAGGCGTCTGAGCAGATGATCGACGCAAGCGCGAGACGATTTCGCGGCCCGTGGAACTGATAGATGCACTTACCCGTCCGGAGGACACCGTTCTCGAAATACTGTTCGTCCTTCGATGAGATGGTCTTGAACTGGATGAGAACGATACGCTTCGCCTCTCCGGTCGCCTTGTCCTTTGACAGAAAACAGTACGCCAAAGGGTCGTAGTAGCTGCCCTGTACTGGGGCTGCCTCGTCCTTCTCGAATAACACGCGGCACTTCCCAGTGCTCTCCGCATTGGCTTTGAACGCGGCTAGTTGTTCGGGTGTCATGCTCTCGCAGCCAAGCGCCCAGATTGCATCAGCCGCAGGGAACCGGTCTCCGTGGACGCAGTCTTGGAGCGTCTTGATGGGAAGGAAATACTCGGGCGTGACGACGAGATGGTGGCCCTGCTTGCTCGCCATTTCAAGAAACGCAGAAGCTTGGCGGTCCGCGAAGTCCAAATTAGCCGGACCGATTCGGGTCGTGTTGGCAACGAACGGACCAGACGGCTGAAACAACAACGCGCGATAACTCCTCTCGGTGGCCTCTAAGAGCTCCAGCGTCGGATTCGACAACCCCTGCGCGTCGAGTAATCGGCCGACGTCGACTATATGGTCGACATTCATTTACACGCCTCCCAGTTTTGCCTCCTATCGTACCCATTTTGGCAGCAAACGCGGCTCGATGAAGCCGAATCATGCGACAGCGTGGCGGAATAACT from Gemmatimonadaceae bacterium includes these protein-coding regions:
- a CDS encoding GntR family transcriptional regulator, with protein sequence MAEGDNADVEARIYRAVFDSVMSQRLKPGTKLPEAPLCELFKVSRSVVRKVLQKLAHDHIVQLRPNRGAIVAVPTREETRQIFEARRALEAAIVRLVAERATARDLKGLREQLRAEHEAMHRFDQPAWARLASAYHLRLAELSGNEILQRYLQEIVSRCSLIVAVHQPPGNAACEHDEHERIVDCIAKGDAEGAVKLMDQHLRELEEHLMLVSPGDEKSLAKLLGLG
- a CDS encoding AAA family ATPase, producing the protein MTMQILETARQKVAQLLGGVQFVEEAVVRGERLHNGKCFAVAYVDLADDVVGRAQELREFQERILGEEHFNSPGDLRWNKYIYIVAGPNSVEQPDYQRAKAIIEADEDFARKRVVSEDELASVLGAARYFMPNASSQEFDILGEWGKLLAEARIDGILDRPARTTMLERIGAGQAGREATLKKALSLHPSDKHLHEKWLSSLRVENFRPVHDGKEKFDFGQVTLVTGPNGTGKTSLLEAIEFFYCGQNRRAHTGKATVYGTLWNSDEEHLATTDSSRLRARCLHWYNLDEKYANGLLNGFCRYNFLDTDAAFRVAVDLDPKELPEDLSRLIVGSDASQVWSYVDKLSPEVQAAAERALLYLQNAQKTLEGQQVQLKELQERPSDAKALTEAFRASLPLIGYRGNLATTPFISADEAKPIQAAYSALQVLLAAGPSFTTLASLGERIRAIDEVRRAVEPIDREAKAIYAQISEMEERVSNLDAWAKFLARWAEYVRVRYAPTRDEYLRCRDLVTAVGTKLGAFANFEVPLVDQAYVSVNLVDALNSAIQGVQSASSEVTSLEQLSASFGQAATERARIAQELKAAVLAAFKGGAPATTCPVCKTVHGEAALAAHIEQITTELAQPTELTELAGKLSSARERHKQWLARRAFLEQLQQIARQLLLPLSLTCGEIVDAFSQARRDFEEAKANLQPASEALSRLHQAGMSDEEHNTLLSSAITVPALTQNPYDASVVEAQRNAYLNSATEAREKISSLRAQSELLLRSITQHMAPLFDGGWRTGTSTSAGMTAFSHLRQETLALETQRDELLQYFDIDNQTKLSDVAATLAGSLRALAEAVQAVTREQTASVDISRLQVEIEKQRKLTRELLMRSLNFQAASTALSKLRSELSLESSTAKSLNAIGQEINEAFVRIHSPNEYEYVGSDGVLLQSKETKEVWSLDKVSTGQRAAFALSVFLALNRTAAKAPPVLLIDDPVAHVDDLNALSLLDYLRDLVVTSKKQVFFATADARVAALFTRKFGFLGEDFKRIDLARESQVGAVS